The Methylocystis bryophila genome contains the following window.
GCGGAGACGTGCTGCATTCGCGCGTCGCACGCTCCAACATTCTGCTTCTCGGCGCGCTCGGCGCGAAACTGCGGGTGGTGGGCCCGCCGACCCTCGTTCCCCGTGGTTTCGAGAGGATGGGCGTGGCAGTGTTCCACGACATGACGCGGGGCATTGAGGGCGCGGATATTGTCATGATGCTGCGCCTGCAGCGGGAGCGCATGAGTGGCGCGCTTGTTCCAAGCTCGCGAGAGTATTTTCAGTTTTTCGGCCTGGATGAGGAAAAGCTGAAAGGCGCCGCAGCCAATGCGCTCGTCATGCATCCAGGGCCGATGAATCGGGGCATCGAGATCGATTCCTTCGTGGCGGACGGCGCTCGCTCCCTGATTCGCGAGCAGGTCGAGATGGGAGTCGCGGTACGCATGGCGGTGCTCGAAGCCTTGGCGCACCATCTGCCAAACGCCTGAGGGCGGCTTGGTTACAAGTCTAAACGCTGGCTTCGAGGCCGCGCGCCCAGCCTTCCTTGATCTCGGCAACGAAATCGGCGAGGCGCCGCATGGCGATCGCCTCCCGCAGTCCGGCCATGAGCTCCTGATAATAGGCGATGTTCACCTGAGTGAGCAGCATCATGCCTAGGATTTCCCGCGCCTTGAAAAGGTGATGTAGATAGGCGCGTGAATAGTCTCGTGCGGCCGCGCACGAAGATTGCGGGTCAAGGGGAGCGCGGTCATCCGCATGACGCGCGTTCATCAGATTCACTTTGCCGAAGCGCGTATAGGCCAGCCCATGACGCCCCGCTCGCGTTGGCATCACGCAGTCGAACATGTCGACGCCGCGCATCACGGCTTCAACAATGTCGTCCGGCGTGCCCACACCCATCAGATAATGAGGCTTATGCTCGGGAAGATGCGGCATCACCGTGCGTATCATGTCGATCATCACGTCCTGCGGCTCGCCGACCGCAAGCCCGCCGATCGCGAGACCGTGGAAATCCATGCTGCTCAGGGCCTTCGCGCTTTCGATGCGAAGCGGCTTCACGGCGCCCCCCTGCACAATCCCAAAGATTGCGCGGCCTGGAGCCTCGGCAAAGGACTTGCGTGAGCGTTCGGCCCAGCGCAGCGAAAGCCTCATCGCGCGTTCTGCCTCCGCGTCGGTGCAGGGCAACGGCACGCATTCGTCGAGCTGCATCTGAATGTCGGAACCGAGCAACGCCTGAATTTCCATTGATCGCTCAGGGGTCAGCAAATGTTTTGAGCCGTCAATGTGCGATTGAAAAGCGACGCCCCGTTCATCAAGCTTACGAAGCTTGGAAAGCGACATCACTTGGAAGCCGCCCGAATCGGTCAAGATTGGTCCCGGCCAGCGCATGAATTCGTGCAGTCCGCCAAGGCTAGCGATCCGCTCCGCCCCTGGGCGCAACATGAGATGGTAGACGTTGCCGAGAACGATGTCGGCTCCAGCGTCGCGAACGTCCTGCGGGAACATCGCTTTCACTGTCGCCGCGGTGCCGACGGGCATGAATGCGGGAGTGCGGACGACGCCTCGCGCCGTGAAAATACGGCCGCTGCGCGCGTCCCCATCGCCAGAGTCGATCTCGAAAGCGAACCGGCCGGTCATCCCCGTCTTTCCCTGGAACCGAGTCGAGCGATTTTCACCACTTCATAGTCGCCGGCGTCGGACTCATTCCAATAAACCTGAAAGCGTGCGCCGACGCCGACGCGAAGGTCACGGAGGTTGGTCCGCCATCTCCGGGCTGCGCTGGCTCCGAAATCTATCTCTCCGTCACGCCTTAAGATAAAGGGCCGACTGCGATCGCCGTCGAGATCGAAGGCGCCGAAGAGATCCCACGGGGCAAGGATGCTTCCGGTTTCGGCGTCGAGCCGGATATCGACCGTCATCGTCGCCTCCGTCGGATCATCTCGCCAAAGCGCCTTCATGCGCGCATCATATGTATTCATGTCCGGAATAGCAGGGTCGCATCCCCGTAAGAATAGAATCTGTAGCCCTGTCGAACCGCGTGAGCATAGGCGGCCTTTAAGCGATCCAGTCCGCCAAAGGCGCAAACGAGCATGAACAGCGTCGAGCGCGGCAGATGAAAATTGGTCATCAGCGCGTCAACAACGCGGAAGCGATATCCCGGCGTGATGAATATGTCCGTCTTGGCTTGGAAGGGCTCGAGCCTTCCGCTCGCGCATGCCGCGCTCTCGAGGCAACGCAGCGCGGTGGTGCCCACCGCGACGATGCGTCCGCCGCGGCCCTTGATTTCATTTAGCGCCTCCGCCGTTTCCTTGGACAAAGAACAATATTCGGCGTGCATCACATGGTCCCGCGTGTCCTGCGCTCTGACGGGCAAAAATGTGCCTGCTCCCACCTGCAAGGTCAGTCGATGCAGGGATATCTTCGCGGCTTCGACGGAGCGCAAGAGCTCCGGGGTAAAATGTAAGCCGGCCGTCGGCGCGGCGACAGCGCCGGGCTGCGCCGCAAATAGGGTCTGGTAGTCGCTCTCGTCGCGAAGGTCGGGCGCGCGCCGAGTGGCGATATAAGGAGGCAGCGGAATGGAGCCGCAGGCCTGTATCGCTTCCTCAAGCGCGGAACCCGACCGGTCGAACGCGAGCGTGACTTCGCCCGCCTCGCCTCGCGCCTCGACCTCCGCCTCCAGCGACGGATTCGCGCTCGGGCATTCTGTCGGCGTCCAGCCAAAGCTCAAGCGGTCGCCCACGGCGAGTTTTTTGGCCGGTCTCGCCATGGCTTGCCACGAGCTCGGC
Protein-coding sequences here:
- the queA gene encoding tRNA preQ1(34) S-adenosylmethionine ribosyltransferase-isomerase QueA — encoded protein: MRVDLFDFDLPAESIALRPADPRDSARMLVLPAGEDRLEDRHVRDLPHLLRPGDALVVNDARVIRARLHGYRHREGTKAQIEATLIEQRSPSSWQAMARPAKKLAVGDRLSFGWTPTECPSANPSLEAEVEARGEAGEVTLAFDRSGSALEEAIQACGSIPLPPYIATRRAPDLRDESDYQTLFAAQPGAVAAPTAGLHFTPELLRSVEAAKISLHRLTLQVGAGTFLPVRAQDTRDHVMHAEYCSLSKETAEALNEIKGRGGRIVAVGTTALRCLESAACASGRLEPFQAKTDIFITPGYRFRVVDALMTNFHLPRSTLFMLVCAFGGLDRLKAAYAHAVRQGYRFYSYGDATLLFRT
- the tgt gene encoding tRNA guanosine(34) transglycosylase Tgt gives rise to the protein MTGRFAFEIDSGDGDARSGRIFTARGVVRTPAFMPVGTAATVKAMFPQDVRDAGADIVLGNVYHLMLRPGAERIASLGGLHEFMRWPGPILTDSGGFQVMSLSKLRKLDERGVAFQSHIDGSKHLLTPERSMEIQALLGSDIQMQLDECVPLPCTDAEAERAMRLSLRWAERSRKSFAEAPGRAIFGIVQGGAVKPLRIESAKALSSMDFHGLAIGGLAVGEPQDVMIDMIRTVMPHLPEHKPHYLMGVGTPDDIVEAVMRGVDMFDCVMPTRAGRHGLAYTRFGKVNLMNARHADDRAPLDPQSSCAAARDYSRAYLHHLFKAREILGMMLLTQVNIAYYQELMAGLREAIAMRRLADFVAEIKEGWARGLEASV